One genomic window of Microbacterium testaceum StLB037 includes the following:
- a CDS encoding sugar ABC transporter substrate-binding protein, with protein MRKLGRIVAGASALVLAGTLGACSADDGVPTLTWYINPDDGGQAEIAASCTEAADGAYRIETSLLPRDAASQREQLARRLAASDRSLDIMSLDPPFIPELAEPGFLAPVPDDLQNTDGIVEGAVQSASWNGELVTVPFWANTQLLWYRKSVAEAAGLDMTQPVTWDQIMQAAEDQNKQLGVQGALAESLTVWINALVASGGGKILEDPEAKPDEMQLGLESDAGKKAAEIIGRIGSSGLGGAGLPTADENASMNLFQGDNGSFMVNWPFVYPAMQGAAPDVVEDLGWAVYPRVDAGTPAAPPVGGINLGVGAYSEHVDLAWQAVQCIVTPENQAQYFVTNGNPPSNLAAYDDAEVTEKFPMADTIAESLQLGAPRPQTPYYNEISIGLQRTWHPPNAVNPDTTPQSSTDFILAVLRGERLL; from the coding sequence ATGCGAAAGCTGGGACGGATCGTGGCCGGAGCCTCGGCTCTCGTGCTCGCGGGGACGCTCGGCGCCTGTTCCGCGGATGACGGGGTGCCGACCCTCACCTGGTACATCAACCCCGACGACGGCGGTCAGGCCGAGATCGCGGCATCCTGTACCGAAGCCGCCGACGGGGCGTACCGCATCGAGACCTCGCTGCTGCCGCGCGACGCCGCCTCGCAGCGCGAACAGCTCGCGCGCCGTCTCGCCGCGAGCGACCGGTCGCTCGACATCATGAGCCTCGACCCGCCGTTCATCCCCGAGCTCGCCGAGCCGGGCTTCCTCGCTCCCGTGCCCGACGACCTGCAGAACACCGACGGCATCGTCGAGGGGGCGGTGCAGTCGGCGAGCTGGAACGGCGAGCTGGTGACGGTGCCGTTCTGGGCGAACACGCAGCTGCTCTGGTACCGCAAGTCGGTCGCCGAGGCCGCCGGTCTCGACATGACGCAGCCGGTCACGTGGGACCAGATCATGCAGGCCGCCGAGGACCAGAACAAGCAGCTCGGCGTGCAGGGAGCGCTCGCCGAGTCGCTCACGGTGTGGATCAACGCGCTCGTCGCCTCGGGCGGCGGGAAGATCCTCGAGGACCCCGAGGCGAAGCCCGACGAGATGCAGCTCGGGCTCGAGTCCGACGCGGGCAAGAAGGCCGCCGAGATCATCGGGCGCATCGGCTCGTCGGGACTGGGCGGCGCGGGGCTTCCGACCGCGGATGAGAACGCGAGCATGAACCTCTTCCAGGGGGACAACGGCTCGTTCATGGTCAACTGGCCCTTCGTCTACCCGGCCATGCAGGGCGCCGCTCCCGACGTCGTGGAAGACCTCGGCTGGGCGGTGTATCCCCGAGTGGATGCCGGGACCCCGGCCGCTCCTCCCGTGGGAGGCATCAACCTCGGCGTCGGCGCGTACAGCGAGCACGTCGACCTCGCGTGGCAGGCGGTGCAGTGCATCGTGACACCCGAGAACCAAGCGCAGTACTTCGTGACCAACGGCAACCCGCCGTCGAACCTCGCGGCGTACGACGACGCGGAGGTGACCGAGAAGTTCCCGATGGCCGACACCATCGCCGAGTCGCTGCAGCTCGGAGCCCCGCGACCCCAGACGCCGTACTACAACGAGATCTCGATCGGACTGCAGCGCACCTGGCATCCGCCGAACGCCGTGAACCCCGACACGACGCCACAGTCCTCGACCGACTTCATCCTCGCGGTGCTCAGAGGGGAGCGACTGCTGTGA
- a CDS encoding DUF402 domain-containing protein has product MDVRPAPGTRLMFRWRKWDGSPHWVQDSVYLGSDHWGDWFGQQVGWRSARPGAEFVCRQPNVTLVPASGDWAFTHNAAPHPVAVYIDLAWDIRWSDEGVPLGIDMDLDVVRRTDGRGTWIDDRDEWDEHRVRYGYPADIVAHLEATAVDLEHRVREGIAPFSDAVTGPWLARLAELATPEDPAPSPA; this is encoded by the coding sequence ATGGATGTTCGACCCGCTCCCGGCACGCGCCTGATGTTCCGCTGGCGGAAGTGGGACGGCTCGCCGCACTGGGTGCAGGACAGCGTGTACCTCGGCTCCGACCACTGGGGCGACTGGTTCGGTCAGCAGGTGGGGTGGCGCAGTGCCCGCCCGGGTGCGGAGTTCGTCTGCCGTCAGCCCAACGTGACGCTCGTTCCCGCGAGCGGCGACTGGGCGTTCACCCACAACGCGGCCCCGCACCCCGTGGCGGTTTACATCGACCTCGCGTGGGACATCCGGTGGAGCGACGAGGGCGTTCCCCTCGGCATCGACATGGACCTCGACGTGGTGCGCCGCACCGACGGACGCGGCACGTGGATCGACGACCGCGACGAGTGGGACGAGCATCGCGTGCGCTACGGCTACCCGGCCGACATCGTCGCGCACCTCGAGGCCACCGCCGTCGATCTCGAACACCGCGTGCGCGAGGGCATCGCCCCGTTCTCGGACGCCGTGACCGGCCCCTGGCTCGCACGTCTCGCCGAGCTGGCAACCCCCGAGGACCCGGCGCCCTCGCCCGCCTAG
- a CDS encoding FAD-dependent oxidoreductase, whose amino-acid sequence MTKLRLAIVGAGPAGIYAADILLKAERQFDVSIDLFEQLPAPYGLVRYGVAPDHPRIKGVITALREVLDRGDIRIFGNVRFGEDITLDDLKQHYNAVIFSTGAIRDADLDIPGIDAHGSYGAADFVSWFDGHPDVPREWPLEAQSVAVIGNGNVALDITRMLAKHADDLLPTEVPDNVYQGLKASPVTDVHVFGRRGPAQVKFTPLELRELGELRDVDMVVYDEDFDYDEASLAAIQTNKQVKVIDRVLQEWRTRPGVNNAGGEASRRLHLHFWAKPLEVVKDTEGRVSAFRYERTKPDAEGGVVGTGEIREVPIQAIYRAVGYFGSPLKDIPFDERHGVIPNHEGQVLSADSNERIPGVYATGWIKRGPVGLIGHTKSDAMETVRHVINDQSEWWRPAHPEEEAIPALLAERGVRWTDLDGWHRLDEHEVALGAPHERARIKVVPRDEMIRISRGE is encoded by the coding sequence ATGACGAAGCTGCGCCTCGCCATCGTCGGAGCCGGCCCCGCCGGCATCTACGCCGCCGACATCCTGCTGAAAGCCGAGCGTCAGTTCGACGTCTCGATCGACCTCTTCGAGCAGCTCCCCGCCCCCTACGGCCTCGTCCGTTACGGCGTCGCACCCGATCACCCGCGCATCAAGGGCGTCATCACAGCGCTGCGCGAGGTGCTCGACCGCGGCGACATCCGCATCTTCGGCAATGTCCGCTTCGGCGAGGACATCACGCTCGACGACCTCAAGCAGCACTACAACGCGGTGATCTTCTCGACCGGTGCGATCCGTGACGCCGACCTCGATATCCCCGGCATCGACGCGCACGGCTCGTACGGCGCGGCCGACTTCGTCAGCTGGTTCGACGGTCACCCCGACGTGCCGCGCGAGTGGCCGCTCGAGGCCCAGTCGGTCGCCGTCATCGGCAACGGAAACGTCGCCCTCGACATCACGCGCATGCTCGCCAAGCACGCCGACGACCTGCTGCCGACGGAAGTGCCCGACAACGTCTACCAGGGACTCAAGGCCTCTCCGGTCACGGACGTGCACGTCTTCGGTCGTCGTGGTCCCGCGCAGGTCAAGTTCACGCCGCTCGAGCTCCGCGAACTCGGCGAGCTGCGCGACGTCGACATGGTCGTCTACGACGAGGACTTCGACTACGACGAGGCTTCGCTCGCGGCGATCCAGACGAACAAGCAGGTCAAGGTCATCGACCGCGTCCTGCAGGAGTGGCGCACCCGCCCGGGCGTGAACAACGCCGGGGGAGAGGCATCCCGTCGTCTGCACCTGCACTTCTGGGCCAAGCCCCTCGAGGTCGTGAAGGATACCGAGGGCCGCGTGTCCGCGTTCCGGTACGAGCGCACGAAGCCCGACGCCGAGGGCGGGGTCGTCGGCACCGGCGAGATCCGCGAGGTGCCGATCCAGGCGATCTACCGCGCGGTCGGGTACTTCGGCTCGCCGCTGAAGGACATCCCCTTCGACGAGCGCCACGGCGTGATCCCGAACCACGAGGGCCAGGTGCTCTCGGCCGACTCGAACGAGCGCATCCCCGGCGTCTACGCCACCGGGTGGATCAAGCGCGGACCCGTGGGCCTCATCGGACACACGAAGTCGGATGCCATGGAGACCGTGCGCCACGTCATCAACGACCAGAGCGAGTGGTGGCGTCCCGCCCACCCCGAGGAAGAGGCGATTCCCGCCCTGCTCGCCGAGCGCGGCGTGCGGTGGACCGACCTCGACGGCTGGCACCGCCTCGACGAGCACGAGGTCGCCCTCGGCGCGCCGCACGAGCGCGCGCGCATCAAGGTGGTTCCGCGCGACGAGATGATCCGGATCTCGCGCGGCGAGTGA
- a CDS encoding polyprenyl synthetase family protein: MTPRLPAASTRLSGKLGLSDRIFAGLRSRTLLSTVEAGLGRVESTLEEEVRSADRLADVTARYLYEAGGKRVRPMLAILTAQLGRGTTPEVIEVATALELTHLGSLYHDDVMDGADKRRGVPSAQTVWGNNIAILTGDLLFSRASQLMARRGERAIQLQADTFERLVLGQMHETVGPQEGDEPVEFYLRVLADKTGSLIAAAAQCGVIYSGAPEEFEQPMVVFGEKAGVAFQLLDDVIDLSPDASETGKVPGTDLRAGVPTMPYLLLGHRSDAASADLRGRIDEGQERIAAGADPAILDAPLAELRDHDTTHETLRLAHQWSQEAIDALAPLPDGAVREALTRFARAVADRSA, encoded by the coding sequence GTGACCCCGAGACTGCCCGCGGCCAGCACCCGCCTGTCGGGCAAGCTGGGCCTGAGTGACCGCATCTTCGCCGGCCTCCGTTCGCGCACCCTGTTGTCGACCGTCGAGGCGGGCCTCGGGCGCGTCGAGAGCACCCTCGAAGAAGAGGTCCGCAGCGCCGATCGGCTCGCCGACGTCACCGCCCGCTACCTCTACGAGGCCGGCGGCAAGCGCGTGCGTCCGATGCTCGCGATCCTCACCGCGCAGCTCGGCCGCGGGACCACGCCCGAGGTCATCGAGGTCGCGACCGCCCTCGAGCTCACGCACCTCGGTTCGCTCTACCACGACGACGTCATGGACGGAGCCGACAAGCGCCGCGGTGTGCCCAGCGCCCAGACGGTGTGGGGCAACAACATCGCGATCCTCACGGGCGACCTGCTGTTCTCGCGCGCGAGCCAGCTCATGGCTCGGCGGGGCGAGCGGGCCATCCAGCTGCAGGCCGACACCTTCGAGCGTCTCGTCCTGGGGCAGATGCACGAGACGGTCGGCCCTCAGGAGGGCGACGAGCCGGTGGAGTTCTACCTCCGTGTCCTCGCCGACAAGACCGGCTCCCTCATCGCCGCGGCCGCGCAGTGCGGCGTCATCTACTCGGGCGCGCCCGAGGAGTTCGAGCAGCCCATGGTCGTCTTCGGTGAGAAGGCGGGTGTCGCCTTCCAGCTGCTCGACGACGTGATCGACCTCTCGCCGGATGCCTCCGAGACCGGCAAGGTGCCCGGCACCGACCTGCGCGCGGGCGTGCCCACCATGCCGTACCTGCTGCTCGGGCACCGCTCGGACGCCGCCTCCGCCGATCTGCGCGGGCGCATCGACGAGGGCCAGGAGCGCATCGCCGCGGGGGCCGACCCGGCGATCCTCGACGCCCCGCTCGCCGAGCTGCGCGATCACGACACCACGCACGAGACGCTCCGCCTCGCGCACCAGTGGTCGCAAGAGGCGATCGACGCCCTCGCGCCGCTGCCCGACGGCGCGGTGCGCGAGGCGCTGACGCGCTTCGCCCGCGCGGTCGCCGATCGCTCGGCCTGA
- a CDS encoding class I SAM-dependent methyltransferase: MFDQVAPAYDRTNTVLSLGNDRFWRAATLRAVAPKRGERILDLAAGTGTSSMAFVPSGAHVVAADFSRGMIAEGRRRHGNVPNLEFVQADATDLPFEDGEFDAVTMSFGLRNVNDPRRALRELRRVTRPGGRIVVCEFSHPPSRAFNGLYRFYNDRILPLAARAVSSNAEAYDYLNESIRDWPDQPTLASWMRDAGWDAVAYRNLSFGIVALHRGIRPAE; the protein is encoded by the coding sequence ATGTTCGACCAGGTGGCCCCCGCCTACGACCGCACCAACACGGTGCTGAGCCTCGGCAACGACCGCTTCTGGCGTGCGGCGACCCTGCGCGCCGTGGCTCCGAAACGGGGCGAGCGCATCCTCGATCTCGCGGCGGGGACGGGAACCTCTTCGATGGCCTTCGTGCCCAGCGGTGCGCACGTCGTCGCGGCCGACTTCTCGAGGGGGATGATCGCCGAGGGACGCCGTCGCCATGGAAACGTTCCGAACCTCGAGTTCGTACAGGCGGATGCCACGGACCTGCCGTTCGAGGACGGCGAGTTCGACGCGGTGACGATGTCGTTCGGGCTGCGCAACGTCAACGACCCGCGACGGGCGCTGCGCGAACTGCGCCGTGTGACCCGCCCCGGCGGCCGGATCGTGGTGTGCGAGTTCTCGCACCCGCCGTCCCGCGCGTTCAACGGTCTCTACCGCTTCTACAACGACCGGATCCTGCCCCTCGCCGCCCGCGCCGTCAGCTCCAACGCCGAGGCGTACGACTACCTCAACGAGTCCATCCGCGACTGGCCGGACCAGCCGACCCTCGCGAGCTGGATGCGGGATGCGGGATGGGATGCCGTGGCCTACCGCAACCTGTCGTTCGGCATCGTCGCTCTGCACCGTGGCATCCGTCCCGCGGAATGA
- a CDS encoding carbohydrate ABC transporter permease: MTDTTVTRATRREEPEAPKKKRRSDRARAEARLGWMLAGPAFGIMLLVTLYPIVQALWDSLFSLRLTAPDDREFIWFRNYQVILGDPAFWQSMGVTLFITVVTVLLELIIGFGFALVMHRAIKKLRGFARTAILVPYGIITVVSAFAFFYAFDINSGGYVNSWLSWIPGFDENLNWFAYQGTSLTVIILSEVWKTTPFISLLLLSGLAQVPGDLEEAAKVDGATGWEVLRRVILPNMKAAIMVAVLFRTLEAFRIFDNIFIMTAGANDTEALSLLAYNTSIGRLEIGLGSAISVLLFLSVLIIAGIFIKGFKVDLSAGKNS; encoded by the coding sequence GTGACCGACACGACCGTCACGCGCGCCACGCGGCGCGAGGAGCCGGAGGCTCCGAAGAAGAAGCGGCGGTCCGACCGCGCCCGCGCCGAGGCTCGCTTGGGCTGGATGCTCGCCGGCCCGGCCTTCGGCATCATGCTGCTGGTCACGCTGTACCCGATCGTGCAGGCGCTGTGGGACTCGCTGTTCAGCCTGCGCCTCACCGCTCCCGATGACCGCGAGTTCATCTGGTTCCGCAACTACCAGGTGATCCTCGGCGACCCGGCTTTCTGGCAGTCGATGGGGGTGACGCTGTTCATCACGGTCGTCACCGTGCTGCTCGAGCTGATCATCGGCTTCGGCTTCGCGCTCGTCATGCACCGGGCCATCAAGAAGCTGCGCGGCTTCGCGCGCACGGCGATCCTCGTTCCCTACGGCATCATCACCGTCGTCTCGGCGTTCGCGTTCTTCTACGCCTTCGACATCAACTCCGGCGGATACGTCAACAGCTGGCTCTCGTGGATCCCCGGGTTCGACGAGAACCTCAACTGGTTCGCCTATCAGGGCACCTCGCTGACCGTGATCATCCTGAGCGAGGTGTGGAAGACGACACCCTTCATCTCGCTGCTGCTGCTGTCGGGACTGGCGCAGGTGCCGGGAGACCTCGAGGAGGCGGCCAAGGTCGACGGGGCCACCGGCTGGGAGGTGCTGCGCCGCGTCATCCTGCCGAACATGAAGGCCGCGATCATGGTCGCCGTGCTCTTCCGCACGCTCGAGGCGTTCCGCATCTTCGACAACATCTTCATCATGACCGCGGGGGCCAACGACACCGAAGCCCTGTCGCTCCTGGCGTACAACACCTCGATCGGGCGCCTCGAGATCGGTCTGGGATCCGCGATCTCGGTGCTGCTGTTCCTCAGCGTGCTGATCATCGCGGGGATCTTCATCAAGGGATTCAAAGTCGATCTGTCCGCCGGGAAGAACTCGTGA
- the menD gene encoding 2-succinyl-5-enolpyruvyl-6-hydroxy-3-cyclohexene-1-carboxylic-acid synthase encodes MSTTAERAAAPSTDAAAALLAGLVARGVRHLVISPGSRSQALALVAADLERAGLVHLHVRIDERVAGFTALGIGRETGMPAVVVCTSGTAVANLLPAALEAHHAGVPLLLLTADRPPELRGVGANQTTRQPGLFRAAARFEADLPVPDAVDHDGTAEQTAEFDTVAATALAAALGEGARAAGPVHLNVPLREPLAGAVPGWLLERATARPVAAASDIESDPEAEASGALYQGGGGIGVADVAPETEAAFPLELGARTIVVAGADAGPAAEELAHRGGFPLVAEIVSGARFGRNVVHGYRALLRDPDLGGRIERVVVLGHPTLSREVALLLGRDDVEVIAVRGPGEPVNLNGTTQGVDAVRVTSGETDRAWLGEWMRASRAAAVDLSPPAPDADGLASAVPHERLGAINAEVEVIRAPLDRAALVDALWRATWPHDRLMFGSSRLVRVADELLSGKKVSVHANRGLAGIDGTIATATGIALASQVEERPGVTRVLLGDLAFLHDLGALLLPPGEDEPRLQVVVGNDGGGTIFDGLEVASVAGDDAMDRVQYTPHTTRLEPLALAFGWEYHRVTTRVALDQVLTAPGGGRQLIEVPLPR; translated from the coding sequence GTGAGCACGACCGCTGAGCGCGCCGCGGCGCCGTCCACCGACGCTGCTGCCGCCCTCCTCGCCGGCCTGGTCGCGCGGGGCGTCCGCCACCTCGTCATCAGTCCCGGTTCGCGCTCGCAGGCCCTCGCCCTCGTCGCGGCCGACCTCGAACGCGCGGGCCTCGTGCACCTGCACGTGCGGATCGACGAGCGCGTGGCCGGATTCACCGCCCTCGGCATCGGTCGCGAGACCGGCATGCCCGCGGTGGTCGTCTGCACCTCGGGCACCGCGGTGGCGAACCTGCTGCCCGCGGCCCTCGAAGCGCACCACGCGGGTGTGCCGCTGCTGCTGCTGACCGCCGACCGTCCCCCCGAGCTGCGCGGCGTCGGCGCGAATCAGACCACGCGCCAGCCCGGACTCTTCCGCGCGGCCGCCCGGTTCGAGGCCGACCTGCCCGTCCCCGACGCGGTCGATCACGACGGAACCGCGGAGCAGACGGCCGAGTTCGACACGGTGGCCGCGACCGCCCTCGCCGCCGCGCTCGGCGAAGGCGCGCGCGCGGCCGGCCCCGTGCACCTGAACGTGCCCCTCCGCGAGCCCCTCGCGGGCGCCGTACCGGGGTGGCTGCTCGAGCGGGCGACCGCGCGACCGGTGGCGGCGGCCTCCGACATCGAGAGCGACCCCGAGGCCGAGGCATCCGGGGCCCTCTATCAGGGTGGGGGCGGAATCGGCGTGGCGGATGTCGCCCCCGAGACCGAAGCCGCCTTCCCCCTCGAGCTCGGGGCTCGCACAATCGTGGTCGCGGGCGCCGATGCCGGGCCCGCGGCCGAAGAGCTCGCGCACCGGGGCGGGTTCCCGCTCGTGGCCGAGATCGTGAGCGGCGCCCGGTTCGGTCGGAACGTCGTGCACGGGTACCGCGCGCTGCTGCGCGACCCCGACCTGGGCGGTCGCATCGAGCGGGTCGTGGTCCTCGGGCACCCCACCCTCAGCCGCGAGGTCGCGCTCCTCCTCGGCCGCGACGACGTCGAGGTGATCGCTGTGCGCGGCCCGGGCGAACCCGTGAACCTCAACGGGACGACCCAGGGAGTGGATGCCGTCCGCGTCACGTCCGGCGAGACCGACCGCGCATGGCTCGGGGAGTGGATGCGCGCGTCGCGCGCCGCCGCGGTGGACCTGTCGCCGCCCGCTCCCGACGCCGACGGGCTGGCCTCCGCCGTGCCGCACGAGCGCCTGGGCGCGATCAACGCCGAGGTCGAGGTGATCCGCGCGCCCCTCGATCGCGCCGCGCTGGTCGATGCGCTGTGGCGGGCGACCTGGCCGCACGACCGCCTGATGTTCGGCTCGTCGCGGCTCGTGCGCGTGGCCGACGAGCTCCTCTCGGGCAAGAAGGTCTCGGTCCATGCCAATCGCGGGCTGGCCGGGATCGACGGGACGATCGCCACCGCCACGGGGATCGCCCTCGCGAGTCAGGTCGAGGAACGCCCCGGCGTCACCCGCGTGCTGCTGGGCGACCTCGCGTTCCTCCACGACCTCGGGGCGCTGCTCCTGCCTCCGGGCGAGGACGAGCCGCGCCTCCAGGTCGTCGTCGGCAACGACGGTGGCGGAACCATCTTCGACGGTCTCGAGGTCGCGTCCGTGGCCGGTGACGACGCGATGGATCGCGTGCAGTACACCCCGCATACGACGCGCCTGGAGCCGTTGGCGCTCGCATTCGGCTGGGAGTACCACCGCGTCACCACGCGCGTCGCGCTCGACCAGGTGCTCACGGCGCCGGGCGGCGGGCGGCAGCTGATCGAGGTGCCCCTGCCCCGCTGA
- a CDS encoding PLD nuclease N-terminal domain-containing protein: protein MARLLLILALVATAFWVYTIVDCAVQPSTRHRGVSKGAWMVIVILLPVLGGILWFIVGRGRAGGPVLRRAPDDDPEFLGRLSPAARADQDERIRRLEEELAQLDSEADDPRDPRPKTGDDPGDDDARGQRGAVS from the coding sequence ATGGCACGGCTGCTTCTGATACTGGCGCTCGTGGCGACCGCCTTCTGGGTCTACACGATCGTCGACTGCGCCGTGCAGCCCTCGACGCGACACCGCGGTGTCAGCAAGGGCGCGTGGATGGTCATCGTCATCCTGCTGCCGGTGCTCGGCGGCATCCTGTGGTTCATCGTCGGTCGTGGACGGGCGGGCGGTCCGGTGCTGCGACGCGCTCCGGACGACGACCCCGAGTTCCTCGGGCGGCTCTCGCCCGCGGCGCGCGCCGACCAGGACGAACGCATCCGCCGTCTCGAAGAGGAGCTGGCCCAGCTCGATTCCGAGGCCGACGACCCGCGCGACCCGCGCCCGAAGACCGGGGACGACCCCGGCGACGACGATGCCCGCGGACAGCGCGGCGCCGTCAGCTGA
- a CDS encoding polyphosphate kinase 2 family protein, with the protein MSTSSRWSVPPSVALSVEPGFRLADLDTRATPGYDGKKADGQADLEAGIAPLSGLQERLFAQSVAGTATGSVLLVLQAMDTAGKGGIVRHVVGAVDPQGVELASFKKPTAEELSHDFLWRIRKRLPDAGRIGVFDRSHYEDVLIGRVRRLAPADEIERRYGAIVGFEAEAADLGIRVVKVMLHISKDEQRARLAERLERPDKHWKYNPSDVDERELWDDYMDAYQAAIERTSTPLAPWHVIPADRKWYARLAVQRLLIDALTDIDPRWPTADYDVEEEKRRLAAS; encoded by the coding sequence ATGAGCACGAGCAGCAGATGGTCCGTTCCCCCCTCCGTCGCGCTGAGCGTCGAGCCCGGATTCCGCCTCGCCGACCTCGATACGCGCGCGACCCCGGGCTACGACGGGAAGAAGGCCGACGGCCAGGCCGACCTCGAAGCGGGGATCGCGCCGCTCTCGGGCCTGCAGGAGCGTCTCTTCGCCCAGAGCGTCGCCGGGACCGCGACCGGCTCCGTGCTGCTCGTGCTCCAGGCGATGGACACCGCAGGCAAGGGCGGCATCGTGCGGCACGTCGTCGGGGCGGTCGACCCGCAGGGCGTCGAGCTCGCCTCCTTCAAGAAGCCGACCGCCGAAGAACTCTCGCACGACTTCCTCTGGCGGATCCGCAAACGCCTCCCGGATGCCGGACGGATCGGCGTCTTCGACCGTTCGCACTACGAGGACGTGCTGATCGGCCGCGTGCGCCGGCTCGCCCCCGCGGACGAGATCGAACGCCGGTACGGCGCGATCGTCGGATTCGAGGCCGAAGCGGCGGATCTCGGCATCCGGGTCGTCAAGGTCATGCTGCACATCTCGAAGGACGAGCAGCGGGCCCGCCTCGCGGAGCGACTCGAGCGTCCGGACAAGCACTGGAAGTACAACCCGTCCGACGTCGACGAGCGCGAGCTGTGGGACGACTACATGGATGCCTACCAGGCGGCCATCGAGCGAACGTCGACGCCGCTCGCGCCCTGGCACGTCATCCCGGCCGACCGCAAGTGGTACGCGCGCCTCGCCGTGCAGCGCCTGCTCATCGACGCGCTGACCGACATCGACCCCCGATGGCCGACCGCCGACTACGACGTCGAGGAGGAGAAGCGCCGCCTCGCCGCGTCGTGA
- a CDS encoding isochorismate synthase yields the protein MDDVLAYTTPYDPLLWSRRGESLAAFGDLLTLRYRGARPGDASVADRWRAIAAAAEVDDPVQLPGTGLVAFGSFVFDPRSERESILRVPGTIVGRHSGRAWVTRLAFDDTPDEPEPELPPRSPFGPHWSATLGPGRQTAEGYQDAVRRGVEAIDAGEVGKVVLARDITGTIPAGSDLRRLVRSLHEGYPDCWIFAVDGLIGASPETLVTVSRGTVTARVLAGTVARGADADADAAASLALSESTKDQEEHRFAVQSVLTALRPHTSALAAAEQPFTLKLPNVWHLATDVEGVLSEAASSLDLVGVLHPTAAVAGTPTDVAIEVIRRLEPFDRGRYAGAVGWIGASGDGEWAIALRCAQIDRAEPSSPTAPITAYAGAGIVADSVPESELLETRVKFRPIVDALA from the coding sequence ATGGACGATGTGCTCGCGTACACCACCCCTTACGACCCGCTCCTCTGGAGCCGTCGGGGAGAGTCGCTCGCCGCGTTCGGCGACCTCCTGACGCTCCGCTACCGCGGCGCCCGGCCGGGCGACGCGAGCGTCGCCGACCGCTGGCGCGCCATCGCCGCGGCCGCCGAGGTCGACGACCCCGTGCAGCTCCCCGGCACAGGCCTGGTGGCCTTCGGGTCCTTCGTCTTCGACCCCCGTTCGGAGCGCGAGAGCATCCTGCGCGTTCCGGGCACGATCGTCGGCCGCCACAGCGGGCGCGCGTGGGTCACCCGTCTCGCGTTCGACGACACCCCCGACGAGCCGGAGCCCGAGCTGCCCCCGCGCTCCCCTTTCGGACCGCACTGGTCGGCGACCCTCGGGCCCGGCCGGCAGACCGCCGAGGGGTACCAGGATGCCGTCCGCCGCGGCGTCGAAGCGATCGACGCGGGCGAGGTCGGCAAGGTCGTCCTCGCGCGCGACATCACCGGCACGATCCCCGCCGGATCCGACCTCCGGCGACTCGTGCGGTCGCTGCACGAGGGCTACCCGGACTGCTGGATCTTCGCCGTGGACGGACTCATCGGCGCAAGCCCGGAGACGCTCGTGACGGTGTCGCGCGGGACGGTGACCGCGCGGGTGCTCGCCGGGACCGTGGCCCGCGGAGCCGACGCCGACGCCGACGCCGCGGCATCCCTCGCCCTGTCCGAGAGCACGAAAGACCAGGAGGAGCACCGGTTCGCGGTGCAGAGCGTGCTGACGGCGCTGCGCCCGCACACGTCGGCCCTCGCCGCGGCCGAGCAGCCCTTCACCCTCAAGCTGCCCAACGTGTGGCACCTCGCGACCGACGTCGAGGGCGTGCTCAGCGAGGCGGCCTCGTCACTCGATCTCGTGGGCGTGCTGCACCCGACCGCGGCCGTGGCCGGCACGCCGACCGACGTCGCGATCGAGGTCATCCGCCGTCTCGAGCCGTTCGACCGCGGGCGCTACGCGGGTGCCGTCGGCTGGATCGGCGCCTCGGGCGACGGCGAGTGGGCCATCGCGCTGCGGTGCGCGCAGATCGATCGCGCCGAGCCCTCGTCGCCGACCGCGCCGATCACCGCGTACGCGGGAGCGGGGATCGTGGCCGACAGCGTCCCCGAGTCGGAGCTGCTCGAGACGCGCGTGAAGTTCCGCCCGATCGTCGACGCCCTGGCGTGA